A stretch of Lathyrus oleraceus cultivar Zhongwan6 chromosome 6, CAAS_Psat_ZW6_1.0, whole genome shotgun sequence DNA encodes these proteins:
- the LOC127095893 gene encoding uncharacterized protein LOC127095893 — protein sequence MPSYAKFLKEILSNKKKLEDDEIVMLTIECSAIIQNNMPPKLKDPGSFSIPCVIRKFIIDKALCDLGANVSLMPLSTCEKLNLGELRPTKMSLQLVDCSVKFPVGMLENILVCIGIFYIPTDFVVMDIKEDSHIPIILGRPFLATVGAIIDVKKGRLTFKVGEEKFEFFLAKFLQASAIDDSCCFLDVIDEYVKEMKKEPFKYTEVLKIPTPLIFEDDNYCETCVDDNLRKCLTLTPNPIPCTEKPSIELKTLPKDIRYDFLDIELERPVIVNADLGQIETEKLLHILRKYPIALGYNISDLKGINPSICMHHIMLQEDCKTSKENQRRVNPILSDVVKKEV from the coding sequence ATGCCTTCATATGCTAAATTCCTTAAAGAGATTCTATCCAACAAGAAAAAGCTTGAGGATGACGAAATCGTTATGCTTACCATAGAATGTAGTGCTATCATTCAAAACAACATGCCTCCTAAACTGAAAGACCCTGGTAGCTTTTCCATACCATGTGTAATCAGAAAGTTTatcatagacaaagctctatgcgatttaggagccaATGTTAGTCTAATGCCCTTATCCACATGCGAAAAACTCAATCTAGGAGAATTAAGACCAACAAAGATGTCTCTGCAACTAGTTGACTGTTCCGTTAAATTTCCCGTAGGTATGCTAGAGAACATTCTCGTTTGTATAGGAATATTCTATATTCCTACCGACTTTGTTGTAATGGATATAAAGGAGGATTCCCACATCCCTATTATCTTAGGAAGACCCTTTTTAGCCACAGTCGGAGCCATCATAGATGTGAAGAAAGGAAGGCTGACATTCAAAGTCGGAGAAGaaaaatttgaatttttcttAGCTAAATTCCTACAAGCATCAGCTATAGACGACTCATGTTGTTTCTTAGACGTCATAGACGAATACGTGAAAGAAATGAAGAAGGAACCATTTAAGTATACTGAAGTACTAAAGATTCCAACACCTCTTATATTCGAAGACGATAATTACTGTGAGACATGCGTAGATGACAATCTGAGAAAATGTCTAACACTAACACCAAATCCAATACCATGCACCGAGAAACCTTCAATAGAACTTAAAACACTACCCAAAGATATAAGGTATGACTTCCTAGATATCGAGCTTGAAAGACCAGTTATAGTCAACGCTGACTTAGGACAGATAGAAACCGAAAAATTACTccatatcttaagaaaatatccaatTGCTCTAGGCTATAACATCTCCGACCTAAAGGGAATAAACCCCTCTATATGTATGCATCACATTATGCTACAGGAGGACTGTAAAACCTCTAAAGAGAATCAGAGAAGAGTAAATCCGATCTTGAGTGATGTAGTAAAAAAGGAGGTATAA